The proteins below are encoded in one region of Pseudomonas helmanticensis:
- a CDS encoding DJ-1 family glyoxalase III, with the protein MTFRALITLAEGIDDLQCVSLIDVLRRAEIEVVAASIEGRRMLTCARGTRLTADGMLVDVLAQNFDLIVLPGGAVGSQHLAAHQPLQQLLKDQSSAGRLFAAIAESPAVALQAFGVLRQRRMTCLPSTSHQLSGCTFVDRPVVVDGNCITAQGSGAVMEFALTLVEQLGGKALRAKVAGALLV; encoded by the coding sequence ATGACTTTTAGAGCCCTGATTACCCTCGCCGAGGGCATCGATGATCTGCAATGCGTGAGCCTGATCGACGTGCTGCGCCGCGCGGAGATCGAAGTCGTCGCGGCCAGCATCGAAGGCCGGCGCATGCTGACCTGCGCGCGCGGCACACGCCTGACCGCCGACGGCATGCTGGTCGATGTATTGGCGCAGAATTTTGACCTGATCGTATTGCCCGGCGGCGCCGTCGGTTCGCAACACCTGGCCGCGCACCAGCCCCTGCAACAACTGCTCAAGGATCAATCCAGCGCCGGCCGCCTGTTCGCCGCCATCGCCGAGTCCCCGGCCGTCGCCCTGCAAGCCTTTGGCGTATTGCGCCAGCGGCGCATGACCTGTCTGCCGAGCACCAGCCATCAACTGTCCGGCTGTACGTTTGTTGATCGACCGGTAGTGGTTGATGGCAACTGCATCACCGCGCAGGGCTCCGGCGCGGTGATGGAGTTTGCGCTGACGCTGGTTGAGCAACTTGGCGGCAAGGCGCTACGGGCGAAAGTGGCGGGGGCGTTGTTGGTCTGA
- the cydB gene encoding cytochrome d ubiquinol oxidase subunit II: MGIDLPLIWAVIIIFGIMMYVVMDGFDLGIGILFPFIPGKVDRDVMMNTVAPVWDGNETWLVLGGAALFGAFPLAYSVVLSALYLPLIFMLIGLIFRGVAFEFRFKAKDDKRHLWDKAFIGGSVAATFFQGVALGAFIDGLPVVNRQFAGGSLDWLTPFTLFCGAALVVAYALLGCTWLIMKTEGKLQEQMHNLARPLAFVLLAVIGVVSLWTPLAHPEIASRWFSMPNLFWFMPVPILVLVTMYGLIRAVARNANYMPFLLTLVLIFLGYSGLGISLWPNIVPPSISIWDAAAPPQSQGFMLVGTLFIIPFILGYTFWSYYVFRGKVTHEDGYH; encoded by the coding sequence ATGGGTATTGATCTTCCGCTGATCTGGGCCGTGATCATCATCTTCGGCATCATGATGTACGTGGTCATGGACGGCTTCGACCTGGGGATCGGGATTCTCTTCCCGTTCATCCCGGGCAAGGTCGATCGTGACGTGATGATGAACACCGTCGCCCCGGTCTGGGACGGCAACGAGACCTGGCTGGTGCTGGGCGGCGCGGCGCTGTTTGGTGCGTTCCCGCTGGCGTATTCGGTGGTGTTGTCGGCGCTGTACCTGCCGCTGATCTTCATGCTGATCGGTTTGATTTTCCGTGGCGTGGCGTTCGAGTTCCGCTTCAAGGCCAAGGATGACAAGCGTCACCTGTGGGACAAGGCCTTTATCGGTGGCTCGGTGGCGGCGACGTTCTTTCAGGGGGTGGCGCTGGGTGCATTCATCGACGGTTTGCCAGTGGTCAATCGGCAGTTCGCCGGCGGTTCACTCGACTGGCTGACACCGTTCACCCTGTTCTGTGGCGCCGCGCTGGTGGTGGCGTATGCCTTGCTCGGCTGCACCTGGCTGATCATGAAGACCGAAGGCAAGCTGCAAGAGCAGATGCACAATCTGGCCCGGCCTCTGGCGTTCGTGTTGCTGGCGGTGATCGGTGTCGTCAGTCTGTGGACGCCACTGGCGCACCCGGAAATTGCCTCGCGCTGGTTCAGCATGCCCAACCTGTTCTGGTTCATGCCGGTGCCGATTCTGGTGCTGGTGACGATGTACGGCCTGATCCGCGCCGTGGCACGCAATGCCAACTACATGCCGTTCCTGTTGACCCTGGTGCTGATCTTCCTCGGCTACAGCGGTCTGGGCATCAGCCTGTGGCCGAACATCGTGCCGCCGTCGATCTCGATCTGGGACGCTGCCGCCCCGCCGCAAAGCCAGGGCTTCATGCTGGTGGGCACGCTCTTCATCATCCCGTTCATCCTGGGTTACACCTTCTGGAGCTACTACGTGTTCCGCGGCAAGGTCACCCATGAAGACGGTTATCACTAA
- a CDS encoding DUF4879 domain-containing protein, whose amino-acid sequence MASVPAVMAASAPPLSSVQVLKVQSAACGIENISEGQDKTACDHGGANIKVYVLEMGYGRVPSVALDGFGLDGMKTQVCAYGNGNLTECTGAATKIVGALYIYDLEGKQEGTFTFSNTSINAPGNQVSTQLYIK is encoded by the coding sequence ATGGCCAGTGTGCCTGCCGTGATGGCGGCATCGGCGCCGCCGTTGTCCAGCGTCCAGGTGCTCAAGGTGCAGTCGGCCGCTTGTGGCATCGAAAATATTTCCGAAGGGCAGGACAAGACTGCTTGCGACCACGGCGGTGCCAACATCAAGGTTTATGTGCTGGAGATGGGTTACGGCCGTGTACCCAGTGTCGCACTGGACGGTTTCGGGCTCGACGGGATGAAAACCCAGGTTTGCGCCTACGGTAACGGCAACCTGACGGAGTGCACGGGCGCGGCGACGAAGATCGTCGGCGCGTTGTACATCTATGATCTGGAGGGCAAGCAGGAAGGCACGTTCACCTTCAGCAACACCTCGATCAATGCGCCGGGCAACCAGGTCTCGACGCAGCTTTACATCAAGTAA
- a CDS encoding cytochrome ubiquinol oxidase subunit I produces the protein MFGLEALDLARIQFAFTISFHILFPAITIGLASYLAVLEGLWLKTHNDTYRDLYHFWSKIFAVNFGMGVVSGLVMAYQFGTNWSRFSDFAGAVTGPLLTYEVLTAFFLEAGFLGVMLFGWNKVGRGLHFFATIMVAIGTLISTFWILASNSWMQTPQGFEIINGQVIPTDWLAIIFNPSFPYRLMHMATAAFVATAFFVGSSAAWHLLRGKDNPAIRTMLSMAMWMALIVAPIQAVIGDFHGLNTLEHQPAKIAAIEGHWENKGDEATPLILFGWPDMKEEKTKFAVEIPYLGSLILTHSLDKQVPALKEFPPEDRPNSTIVFWSFRVMVGLGFLMIFTGLWSLWLRKRDTLYTSRPFLYLALWMGPSGLIAILAGWFTTEIGRQPWVVYGLMRTADASSNHSFVQMSITLIMFVVVYFALFGAGLGYMMRLVRKGPKISEGAETPEGGPGKKRTPARPLSAADDSADADHGDDDVRLTKEI, from the coding sequence ATGTTCGGTTTAGAGGCACTAGATCTCGCCCGAATTCAGTTCGCGTTCACCATCTCGTTCCACATCCTGTTCCCGGCCATCACCATCGGTCTGGCGAGCTACCTTGCGGTACTCGAAGGCCTGTGGCTGAAAACCCACAACGACACTTACCGTGACCTCTACCATTTCTGGTCGAAGATCTTTGCCGTCAACTTCGGCATGGGCGTGGTCTCGGGGCTGGTCATGGCCTACCAGTTCGGCACCAACTGGAGTCGCTTCTCGGACTTCGCCGGCGCCGTCACCGGGCCATTGCTGACGTATGAAGTGCTCACTGCGTTCTTCCTCGAAGCCGGTTTCCTTGGGGTGATGTTGTTCGGCTGGAACAAGGTCGGGCGGGGTCTGCACTTCTTTGCCACGATCATGGTGGCCATCGGTACGCTGATCTCGACTTTCTGGATTCTGGCATCCAACAGTTGGATGCAGACCCCGCAGGGTTTTGAAATCATCAACGGCCAGGTGATTCCGACCGATTGGCTGGCGATCATCTTCAACCCCTCGTTCCCGTATCGCCTGATGCACATGGCGACCGCTGCGTTTGTTGCCACGGCGTTCTTCGTCGGTTCATCGGCAGCCTGGCATTTGCTGCGCGGCAAGGACAACCCGGCCATTCGTACCATGCTGTCGATGGCGATGTGGATGGCGTTGATCGTCGCGCCGATCCAGGCAGTCATTGGCGACTTCCATGGCCTGAACACGCTTGAACACCAACCGGCAAAGATCGCCGCGATCGAAGGTCACTGGGAAAACAAAGGCGACGAAGCGACGCCGTTGATCCTGTTCGGCTGGCCGGACATGAAAGAAGAGAAGACCAAGTTCGCCGTGGAGATCCCGTACCTCGGCAGCCTGATCCTCACGCACTCGCTGGACAAACAGGTGCCGGCGCTCAAGGAGTTTCCACCGGAAGACCGGCCGAATTCGACCATCGTGTTCTGGTCGTTCCGGGTCATGGTCGGCCTCGGTTTCCTGATGATCTTCACCGGTCTGTGGAGTCTGTGGCTGCGTAAGCGCGACACGCTCTACACCTCGCGACCGTTCCTCTATCTGGCGTTGTGGATGGGGCCGTCCGGTCTGATCGCGATTCTGGCCGGCTGGTTTACCACCGAAATCGGCCGTCAGCCGTGGGTGGTTTATGGACTGATGCGCACGGCGGATGCCTCTTCCAACCATAGCTTCGTGCAGATGAGCATCACCCTGATCATGTTTGTGGTGGTGTATTTCGCGCTGTTCGGTGCAGGTCTCGGCTACATGATGCGCCTGGTCCGTAAAGGGCCGAAGATCAGCGAAGGCGCAGAAACGCCGGAGGGTGGTCCAGGCAAAAAACGCACACCGGCTCGTCCGTTGTCCGCTGCCGACGATTCGGCGGATGCCGACCACGGCGACGACGACGTCCGCCTGACCAAGGAGATTTGA
- a CDS encoding MFS transporter, with protein sequence MPSQEPLLLRHHRPFLAFWMARIFTASGFQMLTVAIGWNLYQLTGNVLDLGLVGLVEFAPRVLFMLHTGHVADRYDRRKVAAICQSLQALIALALAIGSATDHVTREMIFILAFLLGAARSFEMPTTQALLPSIVPSALFPRAVAAAQSAQQSATIVAPALGGLLYAFGSVWVYGPTVLLYVIACTLMLNLPARQTPLNKGKATLDSLLAGIRFIRSRPDILGAISLDLFAVLLGGATALLPVFAKDILLTGPWGLGLLRSAPAVGALGMSLFLARFAVERQVGRVMFTAVGVFGVATIAFGLSTSFWLSLAVLVVLGAADMISMVIRASFVQLETPDEMRGRVSAVNGLFIGASNQLGEFESGVTAHWFGTVPAVVMGGIGTLVVTGTWIKLFPTLANRDRMHVPVEEAKV encoded by the coding sequence ATGCCCAGCCAAGAGCCTTTGCTGTTACGTCACCACCGCCCCTTCCTGGCTTTCTGGATGGCGCGAATTTTTACCGCCAGCGGTTTCCAGATGCTCACCGTGGCGATTGGCTGGAACCTCTATCAACTGACCGGCAACGTTCTCGATCTGGGTCTGGTGGGCCTGGTCGAATTCGCTCCGCGCGTGCTGTTCATGTTGCACACCGGGCATGTCGCTGACCGCTACGACCGACGCAAAGTCGCAGCGATCTGCCAGTCGTTACAGGCGTTGATCGCCCTGGCGCTGGCCATCGGCAGTGCCACCGACCATGTCACCCGCGAGATGATCTTCATCCTCGCCTTCCTGCTCGGTGCGGCGCGCTCCTTTGAGATGCCGACCACCCAGGCTTTGCTGCCAAGCATCGTGCCCAGTGCGTTGTTCCCCCGCGCCGTTGCGGCGGCGCAGTCGGCGCAACAGTCAGCGACCATCGTGGCCCCGGCCCTTGGCGGTCTGCTCTATGCGTTCGGCAGCGTCTGGGTGTATGGCCCGACGGTACTGCTGTACGTGATTGCCTGCACGCTGATGCTCAACCTGCCCGCACGACAAACGCCATTGAACAAAGGCAAAGCCACACTGGATTCATTGCTCGCGGGGATCCGCTTCATTCGCAGCCGCCCGGACATCCTCGGGGCGATTTCACTGGACCTGTTTGCGGTGCTGCTCGGGGGTGCCACGGCGCTGCTGCCGGTATTCGCCAAGGATATTTTGCTGACCGGCCCGTGGGGGCTGGGCCTGCTGCGTTCGGCACCGGCGGTCGGCGCACTGGGAATGTCGCTGTTCCTCGCACGATTTGCCGTGGAGCGTCAGGTCGGCCGGGTGATGTTTACCGCAGTCGGTGTCTTCGGCGTCGCGACCATCGCCTTCGGCCTGTCGACCTCGTTCTGGCTCTCGCTGGCGGTGCTGGTGGTGCTCGGCGCGGCGGACATGATCAGCATGGTCATTCGCGCCTCCTTCGTGCAACTGGAAACCCCGGACGAAATGCGCGGCCGGGTCAGCGCGGTGAACGGCCTGTTCATCGGCGCTTCGAACCAGCTCGGCGAATTCGAATCCGGCGTCACCGCCCACTGGTTCGGCACCGTGCCAGCCGTGGTGATGGGCGGGATCGGCACGCTGGTGGTGACGGGCACATGGATCAAGCTGTTCCCGACACTGGCTAACCGCGATCGGATGCATGTGCCGGTGGAAGAGGCGAAGGTCTGA